From a region of the Marmota flaviventris isolate mMarFla1 chromosome 13, mMarFla1.hap1, whole genome shotgun sequence genome:
- the Noxa1 gene encoding NADPH oxidase activator 1, translating into MRSLGDQVRDWHLGAQAVARGDWGSALRLFSGISEQPARIRFNVGCVHLLAGDPEAALRAFDQAVTKDPCMAVGFLQRGVANFQLQRFQGALSDFQLALAQLRGNTVIDYTQLGLRFRLQAWEVLFNVASAQCQLGLWTQAADTLVEAISKWPERAQDGLDTALNQVQKQATLQPRQVPRGEVFRPPRRYLEHLQPVDFLGTAKVVVSAIPSDQHSGLQPQQGWRADSKAGLETAPWARGLDRQRADAHRSPDLAETEVASDQAPEAELFVPGISREPAREPGGHQVEPSGKKTPAPTGPPVSGGPGPSAYEDPLGAGGADAEGPESSVTVTVQCAFTVALKAPRGADLSHLRALLAQALQHQAQQGQFSYRAPDSAGPWTPLPGEEQLQSAWRDAALGPRGLQLQCRGAGGRPVLRQVVAQHDYLAQGPEDLDLRRGDVVDVLCEVDEAWLEGHLDGRIGIFPKCFAVADSACEEPPPGPGAQAQAVQERL; encoded by the exons ATGCGTTCGCTTGGGGACCAGGTGCGCGACTGGCACCTGGGCGCACAGGCTGTGGCGCGCGGGGACTGGGGCAGTGCGCTGCGCCTCTTCTCGGGCATCTCAGAGCAGCCCGCTAGGATTCGCTTCAACGTGGGCTGCGTGCATCTGCTGGCCGGGGACCCCGAGGCCgcgctgcgg GCATTTGACCAAGCAGTGACGAAGGACCCCTGCATGGCTGTTGGGTTTCTCCAGCGAGGAGTGGCCAACTTCCAGCTGCAGAG GTTCCAGGGAGCCCTGTCCGACTTCCAGCTGGCCCTGGCACAGCTGAGGGGCAACACTGTCATCGACTACACACAGCTGGGCCTGCGCTTCAGGCTGCAGGCTTGGGAG GTGCTGTTCAATGTGGCATCTGCACAGTGCCAACTAGGGCTGTGGACCCAGGCTGCTGACACCCTGGTGGAGGCCATCTCCAAGTGGCCAGAGAGAGCCCAGGATGGCCTGGACACTGCTTTGAACCAAGTGCAG AAACAGGCTACCCTACAGCCCCGGCAGGTTCCCAGGGGCGAGGTGTTCCGGCCCCCCCGGCGGTACCTGGAGCATCTGCAGCCAGTGGACTTCCTCGGCACAGCCAAG GTGGTAGTGTCTGCCATCCCCAGTGACCAGCACTCAGGTCTGCAGCCTCAGCAG GGATGGAGAGCTGACAGCAAAGCTGGTCTGGAGACTGCACCATG GGCCCGAGGTTTAGACCGCCAGAGAGCTGATGCCCACCGCAGTCCTGACCTTGCAGAGACGGAGGTGGCTTCGGACCAGGCGCCGGAGGCTGAGCTCTTCGTGCCAGGCATCAGCCGCGAGCCAGCACGTGAGCCCGGG GGGCACCAGGTGGAGCCAAGTGGCAAGAAGACACCTGCACCCACAG GGCCACCAGTATCTGGGGGGCCTGGTCCCAGCGCCTATGAGGACCCCTTGGGTGCTGGG GGAGCAGATGCAGAAGGCCCTGAGTCCTCTGTGACTGTCACCGTGCAGTGTGCCTTCACAGTGGCCCTGAAGGCCCCAAGGGGAGCTGATCTGTCCCACCTGCGGGCACTGCTGGCTCAGGCCCTCCAGCACCAGGCCCAGCAGGGGCAGTTCAG TTACCGAGCCCCTGACAGTGCTGGGCCCTGGACTCCCCTCCCTGGGGAGGAGCAGCTGCAGAGTGCCTGGAGGGACGCGGCCCTGGGGCCCCGAGGGCTGCAGCTCCAGTGCCGG GGGGCTGGGGGCCGTCCAGTCCTCCGCCAGGTGGTGGCCCAGCATGACTACCTGGCCCAGGGGCCAGAGGACCTGGACCTCCGTCGCGGGGATGTGGTGGACGTCCTGTGTGAAG TGGACGAGGCGTGGCTGGAGGGCCACCTGGACGGCCGCATTGGCATTTTCCCCAAGTGCTTCGCGGTTGCAGACAGCGCCTGTGAGGAGCCCCCACCCGGCCCCGGAGCCCAGGCCCAAGCCGTCCAGGAAAGACTCTAA
- the Entpd8 gene encoding ectonucleoside triphosphate diphosphohydrolase 8 isoform X1 produces the protein MALSWKERVFMALLGTATVSGLTVLVLILVEATNILLPADTKFGIVLDAGSSHTSLFVYQWPADKEKDTGLVSQALACQVEGPGISSYTSDPTQAGESLKGCLEEALALIPENQYRGTPLFLGATAGMRLLSQKNSSQAGDILAAVSGVLGQSPLDFWGAEVLAGQDEGAFAWITINYVLGRLVKYSSGEWIQPAEGTLVGALDMGGASTQISFLPRGPILDESTRATLRLYGTDYSIYTHSYLCFGRDQMLNRLLAALVQSSPGALLRHPCYLSGFQTTLPLASLYESPCVHMAAQLDLTQNLTVEGTGNPGACLAAIRELFNFSSCEGSGDCAFNGVYQPPVQGQFYAFSNFYYTFHFLNLTSRQPLRTVNATIWEFCQRPWRLVEDSYPGQERWLRDYCASSLYILTLLEAFGFSEETWANIEFQKQAGGTEIGWTLGYMLNLTGMIPAEAPAQWRAQSYGVWVAGVVFVVLTLTAILGAAAVQLLWVQD, from the exons ATGGCGCTGTCCTGGAAGGAGCGAGTTTTCATGGCCCTGCTGGGGACCGCCACAGTCTCGGGCCTCACGGTGCTGGTCCTCATCCTGGTGGAGGCCACCAACATCCTGCTGCCCGCAGACACAAAG TTTGGGATTGTGCTCGACGCCGGCTCTTCCCACACCTCTCTCTTTGTGTACCAGTGGCCAGCAGACAAGGAGAAGGACACGGGTTTGGTCAGCCAGGCCCTGGCTTGCCAGGTGGAAG GGCCTGGAATCTCCTCCTACACCTCTGACCCCACACAGGCTGGCGAGAGCCTGAAGGGCTGCCTGGAGGAGGCGCTGGCACTGATCCCAGAGAACCAGTACCGGGGAACACCCCTGTTCCTGGGGGCCACGGCCGGCATGAGGCTGCTCAG CCAGAAGAACAGCTCGCAGGCAGGGGACATCCTTGCAGCAGTGTCTGGGGTCCTGGGCCAGTCTCCTCTGGACTTCTGGGGTGCTGAGGTCCTGGCTGGCCAGGATGAAGGTGCTTTTGCTTGGATCACCATCAACTATGTCCTGGGCAGGCTGGTCAAG TACTCCTCTGGAGAGTGGATCCAGCCTGCAGAGGGGACGCTGGTGGGTGCCCTGGACATGGGGGGAGCCTCCACCCAGATCAGCTTCCTGCCCCGCGGCCCCATCCTGGACGAGAGCACCCGGGCGACCTTGCGTCTGTACGGCACCGACTACAGCATCTACACTCACAGCTACCTCTGCTTTGGGCGGGACCAGATGCTGAACAGGCTGCTGGCTGCGCTGGTGCAG AGCAGCCCTGGGGCCCTCCTTCGTCACCCATGCTACCTCAGCGGTTTCCAGACCACACTGCCCTTGGCCTCCCTCTATGAGTCGCCCTGTGTCCACATGGCAGCCCAGCTGGACCTCACCCAGAACCTCACTGTTGAGGGCACAGGCAACCCTGGGGCCTGCCTGGCCGCCATCCGGGAGCTCTTCAACTTCTCCAGCTGCGAGGGCTCAGGAGACTGTGCCTTCAACGGGGTCTACCAGCCCCCGGTGCAGGGCCAGTTCTAC GCCTTCTCCAACTTCTACTACACCTTCCACTTCCTGAACCTCACCTCCAGGCAGCCACTCCGCACCGTGAACGCCACCATCTGGGAGTTCTGCCAGAGGCCCTGGAGGCTG GTGGAAGACAGCTACCCGGGGCAGGAGCGCTGGCTGCGGGACTACTGCGCTTCCAGCCTGTACATCCTCACGCTGCTGGAGGCCTTTGGGTTCAGTGAGGAGACCTGGGCCAACATCGAGTTTCAGAAGCAG GCTGGTGGCACTGAGATCGGCTGGACACTGGGCTACATGCTGAACCTGACGGGCATGATCCCGGCCGAGGCGCCAGCCCAGTGGCGGGCACAGAGCTATGGCGTCTGGGTGGCCGGCGTGGTGTTTGTGGTGCTGACCCTCACAGCCATCCTCGGGGCTGCTGCGGTGCAGCTCCTCTGGGTCCAGGACTAG
- the Entpd8 gene encoding ectonucleoside triphosphate diphosphohydrolase 8 isoform X2, which produces MALSWKERVFMALLGTATVSGLTVLVLILVEATNILLPADTKFGIVLDAGSSHTSLFVYQWPADKEKDTGLVSQALACQVEGPGISSYTSDPTQAGESLKGCLEEALALIPENQYRGTPLFLGATAGMRLLSQKNSSQAGDILAAVSGVLGQSPLDFWGAEVLAGQDEGAFAWITINYVLGRLVKYSSGEWIQPAEGTLVGALDMGGASTQISFLPRGPILDESTRATLRLYGTDYSIYTHSYLCFGRDQMLNRLLAALVQSSPGALLRHPCYLSGFQTTLPLASLYESPCVHMAAQLDLTQNLTVEGTGNPGACLAAIRELFNFSSCEGSGDCAFNGVYQPPVQGQFYAFSNFYYTFHFLNLTSRQPLRTVNATIWEFCQRPWRLVGGRQLPGAGALAAGLLRFQPVHPHAAGGLWVQ; this is translated from the exons ATGGCGCTGTCCTGGAAGGAGCGAGTTTTCATGGCCCTGCTGGGGACCGCCACAGTCTCGGGCCTCACGGTGCTGGTCCTCATCCTGGTGGAGGCCACCAACATCCTGCTGCCCGCAGACACAAAG TTTGGGATTGTGCTCGACGCCGGCTCTTCCCACACCTCTCTCTTTGTGTACCAGTGGCCAGCAGACAAGGAGAAGGACACGGGTTTGGTCAGCCAGGCCCTGGCTTGCCAGGTGGAAG GGCCTGGAATCTCCTCCTACACCTCTGACCCCACACAGGCTGGCGAGAGCCTGAAGGGCTGCCTGGAGGAGGCGCTGGCACTGATCCCAGAGAACCAGTACCGGGGAACACCCCTGTTCCTGGGGGCCACGGCCGGCATGAGGCTGCTCAG CCAGAAGAACAGCTCGCAGGCAGGGGACATCCTTGCAGCAGTGTCTGGGGTCCTGGGCCAGTCTCCTCTGGACTTCTGGGGTGCTGAGGTCCTGGCTGGCCAGGATGAAGGTGCTTTTGCTTGGATCACCATCAACTATGTCCTGGGCAGGCTGGTCAAG TACTCCTCTGGAGAGTGGATCCAGCCTGCAGAGGGGACGCTGGTGGGTGCCCTGGACATGGGGGGAGCCTCCACCCAGATCAGCTTCCTGCCCCGCGGCCCCATCCTGGACGAGAGCACCCGGGCGACCTTGCGTCTGTACGGCACCGACTACAGCATCTACACTCACAGCTACCTCTGCTTTGGGCGGGACCAGATGCTGAACAGGCTGCTGGCTGCGCTGGTGCAG AGCAGCCCTGGGGCCCTCCTTCGTCACCCATGCTACCTCAGCGGTTTCCAGACCACACTGCCCTTGGCCTCCCTCTATGAGTCGCCCTGTGTCCACATGGCAGCCCAGCTGGACCTCACCCAGAACCTCACTGTTGAGGGCACAGGCAACCCTGGGGCCTGCCTGGCCGCCATCCGGGAGCTCTTCAACTTCTCCAGCTGCGAGGGCTCAGGAGACTGTGCCTTCAACGGGGTCTACCAGCCCCCGGTGCAGGGCCAGTTCTAC GCCTTCTCCAACTTCTACTACACCTTCCACTTCCTGAACCTCACCTCCAGGCAGCCACTCCGCACCGTGAACGCCACCATCTGGGAGTTCTGCCAGAGGCCCTGGAGGCTGGTGG GTGGAAGACAGCTACCCGGGGCAGGAGCGCTGGCTGCGGGACTACTGCGCTTCCAGCCTGTACATCCTCACGCTGCTGGAGGCCTTTGGGTTCAGTGA